The Panicum virgatum strain AP13 chromosome 3N, P.virgatum_v5, whole genome shotgun sequence genome includes the window CGGCTCCTGCTGCTACGTAGATTGCAGATGTAGTGCACGCCGCGGTCACTTCTCAAATGAAATTTCGAGAGGCTTCGTGCATCAAAAAAAGGGTCCACTAAATAAATGAGGAATTCAACATGGAGGAACACGATTCCAATTATGAACTATAAAATATATTGATGTTGTTTGTCATCAGTTTCATTTTAGTGGCAAGATTTTCTTCTCTTCCgcgtaagagcatctccaacaggcTCGCTATCTGTATTTGGATCGGAGGCTCATAATCTACCTCCGCTCGCAATTCCGCTCGAAATCCACCCCCACCCCTCGCTAGGCATATTTGCCAAGGCCTCGCACTTGCAGTCTCGGCCTCCCCCTCCCGCAGAGGATCCTTTCCCGCGCTGCTCGCCCCCTTCCGCCGACGCACCGTCGAGGCCCTCAGCTCCACCCCCTGCCCCGCCCGCGCACCGTCGAGCCGGCGCAGCTCCTGCTGGCGGCACCGTCGAGCCTGTGCCCCCTCCGCGCGGGGCTAGGTGTTGCGCGGGTGTGTGTCTCCCTTAAATTTTGGTGCCATGGCTGCTGGACTTCGGCTGGGAGGTAGAGGAGAGGGGAGCCGGTGCTGCTCTACTGGCTGTGGAGGAAAGCAGAGGGGGAGGGGAGCtggactgccgccgccgccgccggtatggatagagaagaggaagagggtgGCGGCGTCGGCTGCCGGTGGTGAGGGAGAAGGTGGAGGTGCTATGGCTGCGGGGGAGAGGAGCCGAGGTGGAGGTGAGCTCGGTGGATTTGAGGAAGAATGATTTGGCTAGTCTGTTGGAGTTAAATATGGAGAGTGAATCATTACTAAATGAGAATATGGAGAATGAGATTTGGCTAGGCTCTTAGAAATGCTCAGTAAACCACTGGTTAGAGGTACTTCATTCTGCTGGAGTCTGAAACGTATCCACCTGTTGCACAATATTTTGTGGATGAATACTGCTTATGAAGATCTGAGGCTGCTTCTCCTGCTGAATAAATCAAAAATTGAAGGTTCTGGTACACAGCTCAAGCGAGCCCCAATTTTTGTAAGGCCTGGCTAGCTTCAAACTAGACTGACATCTGAAGCACGAGTTGACCAGAGCCATGCTCTGTTCACCGCGGTTGTCATCAAGATCAAATACTGTCAGATTATGTAGGGAACGAGTATACCTGGCAGTTCTGAGTTGCAGGTGATTGCAGGTACGCCACGTCCCAGAGAAACGTGAGGAGGATCAAGGCGAGGATGAGCGGCGTGGCCAGCATCTTGAAGAGGTTGAGCCAGGGCATGCGCGAGAGCAGCAGCTTCTGGCAGGGGATGGGGCGCGGGCCCAGCAGCACGCCGAGGAGCCCCTTCAGCCCGAGCCGCTCCCATATGGGCCTCGCCAGAACCACGGGGCCGCCAGGTCGTGCCCGGGTGCACGAAGACCACGGACACGCACGCCATGGCGCACACGGCGGCGTCCAGGCTTCCGGCCGCTCCCGGTGGGCTGAGCGTCAGGTGCACGCCGAAGGCGAAGGTGGCGATGACGAGCAGGACGCCGACGTGGAGCAGGTTGGAGGACCAGACGTGGTAGCGGCTGCGGTACCTGGGGTGCACGGTGAGCCCCGCGTACATGAGCAGGCACGTCGCCACCGTCGAGCACATGAACGCCAGGGCGTCGCACAGGACGAAGGCCCGGAACGCCGGcctctccgcggcggcgggcacggTGAAGGGCGCCCCGAACGTCACCGTCGCGATCAGCACGGACCCGATGGCGCGGTTCTGCGTCAGGCTGGTGTACTTGCTGAGCTCCCTCTCGGAGCCACCGGCGCGCTTGTCCAGGCACTTGTCCCACCGCCGCGGGCTGCGGTCTAGGTCACCCCGATTCGGACACGCGTGTCGGACACGGCGATTcattatttttctaaaaacagcGACACTGCGAtatgtaaaataaaataaaattaaacaaaaataaaaaatagcaaTCAACAGCACATAAAGCAAAGTAAAATAGAATCCAGATTACCCCCTCAACTCTCGCCGCGGTCTAAAATACAACCCTCAACAACAAACCTGTCTAAATAACCCCCCATCTCTAAAAACCGGGTACGCCTATATATGTACAAAAAGCTCGAGGCCCGACAGCACGACACGAAGCACGATTTTTTAGCTCGGCCCAAACACGGCACGACCCGAAGCTGATCGTGCCCGGGCCTCTCTTCTCCCCACGAATCTTATCCAATCGATGTCTCCAGAAACCACCAGATGCAGAACCTCTCCGCCTCTCTCTGCTAGTGCTAGCTTCGAGCCTGTTCGGCTGATCGGTTCTCGGCTTGTTTCGGCTTATTTCCTCTCAcataatactattcattctaccatCCGAACACTATTCATCAGATCAGCCGAACTGCCTCTTCCCTTCGTGCCTTCATCCTCCACCTCCCTTTCCCGTGCCTCGCCCCTCCCTGCTGCTGTTGCCTTGGCGCTCTCCTCCCATCCGCAGGATGCTGATTGCTGGCTAGCGACTGCACGGCAAGTGGCGGCGCACATGGGGCGAGCAGGGCGATGGTGCCGCGTACGAGGAAGGGACGGCGACGTGGAGCAGACAGCGGCAGCGTACAGGAGCCGCTACagcgagctggcggcggcggcgacaagcTAGCAGACGGCGACGAGCTAGCAGACGCTGCCCTCCAATCGGCTCTTCTTCTGGGCCTCCGCCGCACGCCCGTCCTCttgcctcccctgctcctcgcCTTCTCCCTCGTCTCCAATGAGTTAGTCACAAGATCCAAACCTTCGGTGAGCTCGAGCGTGGGACGGCGGCGCTCGAGCTCGGCCCTCCCCGGCGCGGACGGCGGTGCTCGAGCTCGGCCACTCCTCcctcggcggacggcggcgctcgaACGGGCTCGAGCTTGGCGGcaggcccctcctccctccacggcgAGATCCTCCGGCGCCCCTGcacttcctccctcctccctgcgccggcgcccctgcacttcctccctcctccctgcgccctGGAGCTCGGCCGCGGCCTAGCGCCCGGCTACGGcctggcggcgcggcaggcggaACAGAGAGGATGCGGCGGCTCGAGCGCTTGTTCTGGGGCCGTCCCGTGTCGGGGACGAGTCGGCGACGTGTCGAAAACGTGTCGGAAAccgaaaatatttattttaaatatttaAATCTCTTATACTTCTTCGATACATATCGGAGACACGTATCGGGGATGTATCGGTATCGGACACCGTGTCCGACACCGACACGTGACTTCAGTGAAGTGTCGGGGTAACAGAGGCTGCGGTGGGCGCCGCACCACGCCAGGCACTGCACGATCAGGACCTCCGGGTTCATCGGGTACGTGTACCGGTGGTCGAGCTCGTTGATGGCCACGTCCAGCGGCGTCGCGCCGTCGTTGTTCATGACGCTCAGGTTCACCCTCACGTCCTGCGTCAGCAGCATGGCCATCCTGTCGCGCCCGTGCTTCACCGCCAGGTGCAGCGGCGTGTTCCCGGCGCCGTCCCTGGCGTTCACCATCCGCCTGAACCTCGGGTTCCGGCACATGCGCTGCACCACCTTCTCCTTCCTGTGCTCGATGGCGCAGCGCAGGGCGTTCCGCCCCCGGTTGTCCAGCAGCTCGTCGCTGTTGGGGCACGTCTCCATGAGCAGCTCGATGACGTCGATCTTGCCCATCTTCGCGGCGGTGTGCACGGGGAAGAGCCCGTCCACGTCGGGGATGTACGCCAGCGAGGAGTCCTTGAGTAGGAGCAGCTTCACTGCTCCGATCTTTCCAGCTGAGGCCGCATGGTGGAGGGCGGTGTTCCCGGAGTTGtccaccttcttcttcgccagCGTCGGCTCCCAGCACCACAGTGACTTGGTCATTTCTTTTCTTGAAACATTTCAGTTGCGTTGCGTGCAGCACATCCATCAGGAACCATATATAGCGCAAGTACGATGTCAAATAAAGAAGACTATAAGTTTAGTAGTACCTTCACTGACAAGGACCGCCGCGTGCAGGGCGGTCTGTCCATGGGGCCCGACGTAGTACGCCGGAGATTTCACCCCATCCTCAGGAGGCGAGCCTCCGATCAGGACGGCAACCATGTCAGCGCGGCCTAGCGCGGCGGCCAGGTACAGCGGGGAGAAGCCCTTGCCATCCACCACCGCGGCCAGCCCACCGTCGGCGGACACGAGCTTCTCCAGGACGGCCTCATGGCCGTTCCGGATGGCCTCGTGCATCGCGGTCGCACCCTCCGAGTTCCTTGCCGTCACCggacgcgccggccgccgccgccgccgcaggggcaCGCTCGATGAGGTAGCACACCACGTCGACGTGCCCGGCCCTCGCGGCGCAGATCAGGGGCGTGTTGCGCAGGTTGTTCCTAGCCCTGATGAGCGAGGGGTCCACGTCGCACATGATGCGGACGAGCTCCATCTCCATGTATCCCCGGCCGGCGGCTGTGTGGAGCGCCGTGTTCCCCTCCGAGGTGACGCCTTTCAGGCACCTCCGGCCGAAGCCAGCTTCGAGCTTGCCTCCATTGTCGCTGCTCAAACCGAGAACCTGTTCTAGGAGCGCCTTGTCGCCGGTCGCGGCGGTTCTGAGCAGCTCGTGGTTCATCGTGTGCGGGCCGTGGCGTGGTGGTGCCCCCTGCTGAAAGAGACATGACCATGGTGTGGTTTGAGCACAGCATTTGTGTCCCAGTCCTCGTAGAGTATTTCCTGATGGTTCAGTGCAGTTTAAGCGAACGCTCCTGCATTCATATACTAGCTAGATACATGTGGGGGTATTTGCACGGTAATTTACCCCATCGGGAAGAAGAGTCAAACACACAACCGCGTAAGTCTCTACCTCTATCAAAATAGTCAGCATCAATATTTTGTTGGATAAAGCATGTAGAAACGTAGACAGAAAAGACCAAATTTGTGCTGGATGACAAGCAAAAGCGCGGAACGCTGCAAACCTGAAAAGTTTCAGGATATGAAATCCTTGTGAAGTTACATGAAAATTGAGCTGCATTAAGCGTGCTACATTAATTGATCACAATTCACTTAATCTATGCTTTCCAATTCCAAGTACCCTTTCAGATGTGTCACGGGCACTAGAAGTCTTCGAGTATCAATTTTACCCGGCCAAAGAGGTTAGAAAAAGAGCATACCTAGCTCATGCATGAGAGTGAAAGTAATCGATAAATTTGATAGGCCAATAGTCCTAAGTAATCTAGtgattttttagattaaggataAAATTAAAACATTCGGCCTCTACAAGTATTCTAGTGATAATATTCAAGATGCAACACGGGTGAATATTAGGAGGTATATGTTATGATCATCCTATCCGATGCTCAAATAACTACTACCTCCATCCCGGAATATAGCTATCTTTAGGTTTTTCCCAAGTCAAACCTTTTAAACTTTGGCTGCAGATGATAAAAAAAAGAACTATAAAGGTTGACAACATAAACATATCATGATATTAGTTTATTCATACCGGAACCAACCATCGTAACATGTAACCTTTTGTATCTAAAAATAATTAGTTTTAGagatattattggtcaaaaatGAATATGTCcaactttgatcaaatttaaaagTTGCTATATTAAATTTTGGGATGGAGATGGCATGTCTTAGGGAGAAAAACAAATGTTTCATGAATCTGGCCCTCTGCGACATTGACTGCGTGCAGTCAAGTTCTTACATCATTCTCAGCTCATAAGCTAATCAAAATGAGTATATAAAATAAGAGAAGAACTCAAACGCAGGTTTGCTACCcttatttgtaaaatttgtaACGATTCATTTTGCATTGACTAAATGATGCAGCAAGCACTGCTTTGTCCTCCTTTCAATTCTTTATTGATGTCGACACATGGGGAAGTGCACTGCACTGAGTCCATCCTAGATGAGACAAACCAAAGCCAACCACCACCCTGCCCGTGTAGAGGAGTACCAGAGGACGTGAGTAGCTGGCACTGTCGTAGTGTTGTCCATCACAATCGAGCCTCAAACACCAGTAGCGAAATTGCGAGCGAGGGATGGGAATTGTTCCGCGACTACAGATCATCTCCATCCCATTTCCAGTAGCACGCGGTGTGAACCAGTCAGGATCTCCTCCAACAGGAAAATGGCATGGAAGTTCGGGCAACCAAAGTAGGAGAACACGGAGGAAAATTAAGTTGGCAAGGTAAGAAACATTTGCTGGATAATTGTTTTCActgctaaaaaatatttttttagaggcGGGCCAAACACCTTTGTAGGGGCGTGTGTGGCTGATTTTCGCAGCTACAAATAGCTATTTGCAGGAGCGGGTAACATACTCGCCTCTATAAatatcaaaataaaaaagaaaaaaaattctagcCCACCAACCCCTCTACTATATAGGTCCAATTTTTTTGACGAAATATGCACAATTGCATGAACAGGGGTTCGAACCGCTTACCTCAAGCCTCTCGCACCCTCCTCTCCACCACACTACACAATCACTTCTGACTCTATGAGGTATGCTAttctttcatattaattctgaaattgatttgtaggagCAAGTCAGGAAGTGATACCATCACCTGCCCTAGAAATCCATTTACAAGGCGGGTGACACCACACCCGCCACTGAaatgtttttctattttattcaaaaaattcatttaaattttgaaatataaaaaaataaataaaaaagtaaaaCTTTTATACTATAGTTATTATGAACTATAAATACAGACAagtatatttcagtgtatataaaTGTTAAGATTGTGGAAACCTTAAAGTGTGACTTGAGTTGCATGAGATTCCAAATAATTCTAAACATGTGGAGCACAACTATTAAATGATCTTGTGATTCTAAAAGATCGTAAATGAATAATGTataaactataaaattttagatcttacAACTACAACTTTTATATGGAGCTACTCTATATCCGAGGttgtttaaaaaaattaaaaatctaGATTTTAAAATTAGAGAATCTATAATATTTTTTGGACTATTAAATAaccttaaataaaaaaattatcaacTGCAAAATTTTAGGTCTCCTCAACCCctataattttgatataaagtttactTCATCCAAGATCCTATGaaaaattatgattttttttcatttgaccatTTGTAGGAACGGGTCATGCCATCATCCgtccctaaaaatgcatttctagGGGGCGGAAGATGTCATCACCCGCATCTGAAAATGCCATTTCTAGGAGCACGTATCGCAATtacccgctcctaaaaatacATTTCCAGTGGCAGGTCGGATGCTACCCTGCTCCATTTGCAGGGACGGGTTATCTTTGGGCTGTccctagaaaaaaaaatgggatACTCCTATAAAttgtttctgtagtagtgttttCTGGTTGAGTTGTGCGCACTTGAAtatgaattttaaaaaaaactaaatttaAATTCATGATTTGTGTGACAACTtgaaatctattatcttattatttggccaacaaatggagcctccacgttcgctctcaaggcctaaaaattcccacgttactcggagaaaaaagaaaaataaaaattacccaccactgccattatgataaaattagcctaaaatacccctgtgcctaattaaaaatcactcactaatgccattatgaaaaattaaatataaaataccatttagctatgtttacaaacatatactattaataaaaactaaagctaacaaaaatcaatcaaaataaaacgaaaataagaataattatatgcataatattattaaagctcaacaaataaaattgttattataggtagatcatatttgaattgttttaaccaacaataagacataatttatgataatgaatagggtgatgtatggtaaaaaaaatagtataatctttaagtaaggatacaacgacatgcaaatttttgaattttcaacactagccgcgcaaatgcgcgggctatacacCTAGTTTCATTGCAACATGTTGCTCGAATTAATttcataaattcttaccataCAATTAGTAAATTTAAAAGAATTTTCCTAGATTTTTTTCTTGGAATCGTCATGAAGgtcaaatttattaaaaaattaaatCCTTCCTTGTTTGAAATCTGCAATAGCTATGGCTCTAAATCCATGCAAATTAGGTTGCGCTTGAAATTTAGTATCAACACAAAGTTGGTAGAATGTTTGGAGACTTGGAAGGTCATTGTCATatggagagaaagagagagatacTTCCAATGATAATGCCAAATGCATGGTCCATTGGTTTTACTAAGAGAGATAAGTCTTGTGGAGTACCATCGTACTCCCGACGCTGCAATTAAGTTCATCCGGTTGTTCCTAGAGGGCATATTCAACGAGATGGTCATCTCTCCAGCGCTGGCAAAGTGGTTGAGTTGTTGAAGCCTGATCGAGTTATGTAGGTGGTGTCTTATGGACAATGACGCCATCTCTTGTTTATATTGCGATTTATTTCACTATGTACTATAAGTATTTTCTATTAGATCGACTTCTTTTCACTCCATCATTCAATTCAAGTTTAATATCCAAGATAAACACTCTAAGTTATTCTTGAGAATAGCCCTAATGTTTAACTTTAGGTACTCTAATTTGAGAACTCGTAATCTATCCAAGACTTGTAACATGTCAAAATTTTTCATATTGTGTCCTTGTGATGATGACTATGTTGTGCAAAGCGATATGCATGTTGATTTTAGGAGTTTTCATGAGATGGGATGTCCGTTATATACCCACGAGCCGACGCCTTACAAGACTTAGATCCACCAAAGCCCAACCAACTAAGGCCACAGGCCTAACTCAACCCAAAACACTAACCTGATGGGTGAGGACTGAACCACCTTATATGTTATGCTCCCCCACCGTCAATTTTCGATATGGGGCTACATCTaacaaattttaatttaatttagCTTGGTTGTGTTGACATTTAGACGTGTGTTAGCATGTGTCACGCCAAATGGCAAGCACGTATATGCTAGCTCTCATGAATAGTTAGCGGTCTAATAAAACCTAGTGCATTTTTGACAGTCCCTCATAGATTACACAAGTACCAGTTGATCCAAGTTTCAAGTATGAATTCAGTGGCCATGACATAGAGTGATCTAATCAAAGGATTAATGCGGAGGCTATAAAAAGATTCTTCAATCAGTAACATAGTGAGATGTGAAGGTGTGTCGCATACCATTGCAAGCGAAAGCCTCTGCTTCTTCTGCGTCTGCAAGATTCAGAATACCATTGATCACGCTATTCTTATTACATGTTTTTCTGTACAAGAGGACGAAATTTGAACGGATGAAGTGATGAAATATGAACATCCGGTTAGATACTAGTAGTTTGGAATGGAACAACGATCTGTTCAGCAATACCAAACAAAGTatcgaattttttttattacaaTTCTATCTCACATGTATACCCTTCTTCCCTTAATATGCATGATCTGGACATGTATATATATTATCTATATAAATTACTCCTGAACGTGATCAAAACctgaaaaaaaacaagaatgCATAAAAACAATCTCAAGCACGGTAGTAACCATAAAAAGATGATGAGTTTTAAAATTACGGCCTGCAGAGAGCTGCTTCCAGTCCTTGGCAGGCCAACGCACTGCTCCACACATCATCCCCGCCGGAGCTGCCGCCTTGGAGGCTCATGGCGTCCTCGGGCAGCGGATCGAACGGCTCGTACTTGGCCTCCGGGTGCCACGTCGACGGCAGGATCAGATCGCCGTCGTCCGTCGGCAACCCGAGCGAGTCGAAGCAGCTCTGCTCCACGCTGAAGCTGAGCTCCCCAAGCACCTCCGTGCGCGCGTCGGGGCACTGCTGCGCGGCTGCTCTGGGatccgcgctcgccggcgcggaaAGCTCGCCGAACTCGTCTTGCGCTCGCCGGAAGGGATGGTGATCCGGCGGCGGGACGTTGGGGTTCGTGTCACTCGATGAGCCACTCAAGGTGTCGAGCGATTCCGGCAGGATGGCGGCGCACTGCTCGACCGCCGCCGGCTGATGGTTCAAGAACTTGGCGTACAGCAACGCCAAGTCGATCGGGGACCCCTGGACCGCGGCCGGCTTGTCGGCGGCGTCCATAGGCTGGCagaggccgccggccgggctgcCGACCATGCCTTCCAGGAGCAGATCCGGCCGCAGCGTGCCGTGGAAAGACGACCGGTGcgcgaacgccgccgccgcggcaccagCGCTACCGGGCGCGACCGCGCCGGCGACGGGCCCGGCGCGCACCGGCTTGCCGCGGCGGCTCTTCCGGCACCCGCCGCCGACGGGCACGTTGCGGAGGGAGCCGCCCTTGGTCCAGTAGCGTCGGCAGCCCTTGCAGAAGTAGCGCGGCTGGCTGAGGCTGTAGTTGTTGTAGTAGCAGAACTTGGTGTTGGGCGAGTCGCAGCGCGGGCAGCTGGGCGCCACCTCGACGTTGGGCCGGTACCGCCGGTggtcgagcagcgccgccgcccgccgccccgccgccgcgtagggcagcgcgccgctgccgtcgtcgcAGTGGGAGGGCAACATCCGCGCCACGACGatgccgccgcggcgctgctggcggtgcggcgggaggaggaggatctCGGAGCTCTCGGCGAGGCGCGATGCCGGTGAGGAGAGCTTCATCCGTCAGAGCAGGATCGATCGAGCGGGTGATGGGGGCGGTGTTTATATATGTGGGGGAGAGCGAGCGTCGAGCGGCAGCAGGACGAGTTGGTTTCCTCCCCTTCTTCTTTCTCCGGTTGGTGGCGGTCCATGTGCATGGGATCGAGCTACCAGTACTAGCAAGCCTGTGCTGATGGACACCACGGATGCCTGTGGTGGCTGTGGCTGTGGATCGCGGACATGGACGAGTGACCTGGCCGGCGCGGTCCCTTTAGCGGCTACAGCGATGTTGATGGTGTCCCGCAATGGCGCCGTGCGGTGACGATAACGGCCGTGCGATGGAGAGAACAGTAGTGCGACGCATTGATGGGAACGtcgtgagaaaaaaaaattgagggtAAAAGAGGAGAGCCGATCTAGCTGGAGTTTTAAAGCAGCGAGTGAGCTAGCTAATAAGCTAGCTATATAGCGCTAAGGTCGATCGGCATCAGGTCACGATCGCTAGGGTTTAATGTCCCGCGACTTTGGAGGAAGCCGCGCGCAAATGAAACACTGTGGCATCTCTCTCGCCCTAGCTGTATGTAAGTACTACTACGTATTAAAGAAGATACTTCCAGTTCCATGGTATGCATGGAGACGAATACAGTGCAAgctagagctgtgcgcgcaTGTTTGGCGGAATCGGCGCTGGTCATGTGTGAAGGTACTCCGAGACCACCGAAGCACGCAACGCCAGGGGCATGCACATGGTGCGCGCCGGGCGCTGTCGCCTCTCGCTCGCCGGCGTGAACTCGACCTGCAGCCAGCGGCGGGTTAGCAGCCcaggacgccgccggccggccgccgccgccgccgccatcgtcgtgTGGTCCAGGTTCCTCACGTGGCGGAGCTACAACGCGTGAGGTGCGGGGCCTGATCGGTAGCCGCCGTGTGGGAGAGTAATCTGATCACTCCTATCCTCGGGATCGCCGACGCCGGGGTACGCACGCTCTCGTATCGGTCGATCGGGTCGACGTCCATTCCGGTGCGCCAACATGTGGCGTGATGTGAGCCTACGATGCACCCCGCACGTTCGCGCATCGGGACGCAACGCCGCCTTTGTGGCCCCCCACGAGGTCCGCGTCACTCATTGGATCGGCCACACCTACGGATGCGTGCCCGATCCGGGCAAGCCGCGACGTCGTCAGCTCCGGCACCCCAATAGCTCGACGACGTCAGCGACACTTGCTTGCTTCTCGGTTGGAGCTAAGCCTAGCTAGCTACTGTACATTATTGTTGCTGGCCGAGCCATGCCCAAGCGACGCCGCCGAGGGCGTCGTCCTTGCAATCGGAACGAGTACACATACAGCTAGCAGGCCACACTCTCTCTACGTGTTCACATGGATGTTCACGTGCACATTGCGAAGATGAGACGTACGTGTCCACGTATCGGACACGAATAAAAAGTTGCCACGACCAATCGACCAAATCATGCGACGCTACGGGTTGATTGCATAGTGCACGGCCCGGCCGGACCCAGCCCCACCCACCAAGCAGGCGCATTGCCCATGAGCCAACCTGCACAGTGCACGCAGCACGTACGCGCCGGGAGCCGAGTACGTCCGGCACCGCGCGCAGCAATGCCACAGGCCACCTGTGGGACGATCTCGCTCGATCGCCGGTCCACACACGGGCCGGCGCAGCCTCGCTCCGTCCGCGCGCGCAGGCCGGGGCGGCCAATCAATAGCCGTGCGCGCGCTTGCCCGGCCGCGCCGTTCCCCTCGACCGGCCCCGGCACGGCGCGCGGCGGTTGGCGCGCCGCGCCCGTCATCGTCCTGTGGCTCCTACCGCCGGCCCCCGGCACGGCGTCCCCCGCTGGCATCGCGCGGCCCGCGCCACCATCGCCGCGCGCTCGGCCTTTGCTCGTCGTCCCCCGCGCCCGCCCGCCTGGCGGTCGGCCGGTGGGGGCGCGACGCGTCCCGATCGGCCACCGGTCGGCGACAGCGACGACGGGTcgggctcccccctcctccggccGGCTGGTGGAAAGATCAGCGCCCGGGGCGCGGGGCGTTAACTCCGGGAGAGCGACCGGTGGCAACGGAATCACAtgggcaggcggccggcggggcgctAGCTGGGGGTGACTACGTACGCCGGCCGGCCACACAGCCATGGGCGGCCGCTCTCAACCGCCGCGCACTTCGGGCAAAGCAACGACCGCCGAGCCGTGTTGACCCGGCTGTGCACGGGACGTTTTCGATCTCGAAGCAGCTGGTTGCACGGGAGCTCTCTCCTGCTTCGCGCTGATTCCAGCCAGAGCTCTCTCTTGGATATCGTCAGGGAATCAGCTCCACTCACACGCAGATCGATCGAGACGGGTTGGACTGGATCTGGCCACACCAACGGTGCTGTGCTCCCGGACCTCTTCCGATGCACGGGTCCGGGACGAGTCGGCATCGGCTGTAGCTTGGGGACGGACGGACGGTGAGGCTGTTGCGCCCCGGCTCGACCGTTTCCGACGGAAAGGGATCCGCGTGTCAGGGACACCACTGCAGGGCACTCAACTGCAGCGGATCTCGTTCCGTTTCCGACGTGTGGTCCGCGGGCAACGTGGGCCCGATCCATAAGCCGATCCGTTCGCCGCGACCACGACTGGGCTTGATGCGAAAGAGATGGGCCCTGGCGCTGGAACTGTTCACCATGCGTGGGCCTGATGTTTCTTGAGCCGGCCATTTACTGGACTGTTGCGGCACGATGgatcctatatatcttccggtAGATTTTTTCTTACTCACCTttcagtgtttgagattcgtgtaaCCATCTATAACCGTTGGATCAACACACCCTCACCCCCCTCTCACCCGTGCTCCCtcccctgcccccgccgccacccacgTCGACCCGCACCGCCGCactcgcacagcgccgccggccctctccTGCCCACGCGTTGGCCCTCCCCTACCCCGCCACCGCGCGCTGCCCCGCCGTCGCTGCTCCACGGGGGCGCGCACCGCCGCTGCTCCGCACGGGAGCGCACCGCCGCCGAT containing:
- the LOC120667694 gene encoding ankyrin repeat-containing protein At5g02620-like, translated to MHEAIRNGHEAVLEKLVSADGGLAAVVDGKGFSPLYLAAALGRADMVAVLIGGSPPEDGVKSPAYYVGPHGQTALHAAVLVSEEMTKSLWCWEPTLAKKKVDNSGNTALHHAASAGKIGAVKLLLLKDSSLAYIPDVDGLFPVHTAAKMGKIDVIELLMETCPNSDELLDNRGRNALRCAIEHRKEKVVQRMCRNPRFRRMVNARDGAGNTPLHLAVKHGRDRMAMLLTQDVRVNLSVMNNDGATPLDVAINELDHRYTYPMNPEVLIVQCLAWCGAHRSLCYPDTSLKSRVGVGHGVRYRYIPDTCLRYVSKKYKRFKYLK
- the LOC120665346 gene encoding dof zinc finger protein DOF1.8-like, which codes for MKLSSPASRLAESSEILLLPPHRQQRRGGIVVARMLPSHCDDGSGALPYAAAGRRAAALLDHRRYRPNVEVAPSCPRCDSPNTKFCYYNNYSLSQPRYFCKGCRRYWTKGGSLRNVPVGGGCRKSRRGKPVRAGPVAGAVAPGSAGAAAAAFAHRSSFHGTLRPDLLLEGMVGSPAGGLCQPMDAADKPAAVQGSPIDLALLYAKFLNHQPAAVEQCAAILPESLDTLSGSSSDTNPNVPPPDHHPFRRAQDEFGELSAPASADPRAAAQQCPDARTEVLGELSFSVEQSCFDSLGLPTDDGDLILPSTWHPEAKYEPFDPLPEDAMSLQGGSSGGDDVWSSALACQGLEAALCRP